The following coding sequences are from one Methanosarcina sp. WWM596 window:
- a CDS encoding cytidylyltransferase domain-containing protein: MKNIVGIVQARTGSTRLPNKVIKKIGKKTVLETLLCRIEKVDLINRLIVATTTKKEDDIIEIISLKNGFNVFRGSEENVLDRYYKTAKEYNAEIIVRITADNPLTDSDLMQDIVNYLLNNNCDYVSSKEVILGTGSEVFTFEALEDAWLNSKEKFQKEHVTPYIRENDKKFKVAYVNPVEVLKREDIRLTIDTPEDLKLYSELYNYLGDLSLVSINTIINFMDSNPEIKRINQHVKQRYYKQ, translated from the coding sequence ATGAAAAATATAGTAGGTATTGTACAAGCTAGGACTGGGTCTACTAGACTGCCTAACAAAGTTATAAAAAAAATAGGGAAAAAAACAGTTTTAGAAACATTATTATGCCGTATTGAGAAAGTAGACTTGATTAACAGATTAATTGTCGCTACTACAACAAAAAAAGAAGACGATATTATTGAGATAATATCATTAAAAAATGGATTTAATGTCTTCAGAGGATCTGAAGAAAATGTGTTAGATAGATATTACAAAACTGCTAAAGAATATAATGCTGAAATAATTGTACGAATCACAGCGGACAACCCTCTAACAGATTCCGATTTAATGCAAGATATTGTTAATTATTTATTAAATAATAATTGTGACTATGTGAGTTCTAAAGAGGTAATATTGGGAACAGGAAGTGAAGTTTTTACTTTCGAAGCATTAGAAGATGCATGGTTAAATTCAAAAGAAAAATTTCAAAAAGAGCACGTTACACCGTATATCCGCGAAAACGATAAAAAATTTAAAGTGGCATATGTGAATCCTGTTGAAGTTCTCAAAAGGGAAGATATCAGATTAACTATTGATACTCCAGAAGATCTAAAGCTTTATTCAGAACTTTATAATTATTTGGGGGACCTGTCTCTTGTTTCCATAAATACCATAATTAATTTTATGGACTCAAATCCAGAAATAAAAAGAATAAATCAACATGTCAAACAGAGATACTATAAACAGTAA